From the Corallococcus caeni genome, one window contains:
- a CDS encoding AAA family ATPase codes for MDPLWGETLRRLDALLVQVCDLEEARASKLRGEQESGWDAVRTTVRPSAAELAFSTALAEEPLLGASPPLPFARLRASLRVDTVEEEALLLLLAAWLEPRYPRLFAVLQDETAQGWNVERLLLTVLGRTPARAQRLMASLTDSGLLVGGGLLQTGAGAFPPMLRPVDLAPEVREALLELPRPSVLGDLPLEWHGADSPPSGEHAAPGTFGVVHGEGERLGVALGLAAEAGVPLVVARWAGTLEPAPMARALWRLASVRGALMALDMSGCERGLALSVTETLSGLCQRFGGRALVLADSAQPVAVPHHEAPAPGFIQRRALWMEEARARGLSLTEADAGRLASGFRGGLQEIRRVFDSAPGGDADALRAAASRLVQVPLRHGYRLETSRTFADLVVRDTTRAALERLLFYVAQRDRVAEERGLSRRFRLNTGPVALFSGRSGTGKTLAAEVIAHAVGRPLYVVDLSRLVSKYVGETEKNIDEVLSHGERAGAVLFFDEADSLFSARTEVSNANDRFANLEVGFLLQRIERHDGLIILATNLQTAIDEAFLRRFHARIEFPFPEVEERRRIWELMLPEGVPRTGQLDLAGLAQRHRLAGGDIRNAALKAIFLAEQAGAPLAQEHLERAVALELYELGRLSRRPEAEAPSDAGTRLRRVAEVFQEALDTQLRQHFLKEVHILHGSPTREALAGKRPAVSLALYRLAVTQNGALRLGFIVSAWSNRAEEEHELLGVLHGLLARGLPHELDGRKLTPRVQESYDFDLLHRFWSSHGHPIRASLVLDVEMT; via the coding sequence ATGGATCCGTTGTGGGGGGAGACGCTGAGGCGTCTGGATGCGCTGCTCGTCCAGGTGTGTGACCTGGAGGAGGCCCGCGCGTCGAAGCTTCGGGGTGAACAGGAGAGTGGCTGGGATGCCGTGCGCACCACCGTGCGCCCCTCCGCGGCGGAGCTGGCCTTCAGCACCGCGCTCGCGGAAGAGCCGCTCCTGGGCGCCTCGCCTCCCCTGCCCTTCGCCCGGCTGCGGGCCTCGCTGCGCGTCGACACCGTGGAGGAGGAGGCGCTGCTGCTGCTGCTCGCGGCGTGGCTGGAGCCGCGCTACCCGCGCCTGTTCGCCGTGCTCCAGGATGAGACGGCGCAGGGCTGGAACGTGGAGCGCCTGCTGCTCACCGTGCTGGGCCGCACGCCGGCTCGCGCGCAGCGCTTGATGGCGTCGCTGACCGACAGCGGGCTGCTCGTGGGAGGCGGCCTGTTGCAGACGGGCGCGGGCGCCTTTCCGCCCATGCTCCGGCCCGTGGACCTGGCTCCGGAGGTCCGCGAGGCCCTGCTGGAACTGCCCCGTCCCTCCGTGCTGGGCGACCTCCCGTTGGAGTGGCATGGCGCGGACTCCCCGCCGTCCGGTGAGCACGCGGCGCCGGGGACGTTCGGCGTCGTGCATGGCGAGGGTGAACGCCTGGGCGTGGCGCTGGGGCTCGCCGCGGAGGCGGGCGTGCCGCTGGTCGTCGCCCGGTGGGCGGGCACGCTGGAGCCCGCGCCCATGGCCCGGGCCCTCTGGCGTCTGGCCTCCGTGCGTGGTGCCCTGATGGCCCTGGACATGTCCGGGTGTGAGCGGGGGCTGGCGCTGTCCGTCACGGAGACGCTGTCCGGCCTGTGCCAGCGGTTCGGCGGGCGGGCCCTGGTGCTCGCGGACTCCGCGCAGCCTGTCGCCGTGCCGCACCACGAGGCGCCCGCGCCAGGCTTCATCCAGCGGCGGGCCCTGTGGATGGAGGAGGCCCGGGCCCGTGGACTGTCATTGACGGAGGCGGACGCGGGACGGCTGGCGTCTGGCTTCCGGGGCGGGCTCCAGGAGATCCGCCGCGTGTTCGACTCCGCTCCAGGAGGTGATGCGGACGCCCTTCGCGCCGCCGCGTCGCGGCTGGTGCAGGTGCCGCTGCGCCATGGCTACCGGCTGGAGACGTCGCGGACGTTCGCGGACCTCGTGGTGCGCGACACGACCCGCGCGGCGCTGGAGCGCCTGCTGTTCTACGTGGCCCAGCGCGACCGCGTCGCCGAGGAGCGGGGCCTGTCGCGCCGCTTCCGGCTGAACACCGGCCCGGTGGCCCTGTTCTCCGGACGCTCCGGCACCGGGAAGACGCTGGCCGCGGAGGTCATCGCGCATGCGGTGGGCCGGCCGCTGTACGTCGTCGACCTGTCGCGGCTCGTCAGCAAGTACGTGGGCGAGACGGAGAAGAACATCGACGAGGTGCTGTCCCACGGCGAGCGCGCGGGCGCCGTGCTGTTCTTCGACGAGGCGGACTCGCTGTTCTCCGCTCGCACGGAGGTGAGCAACGCCAATGATCGCTTCGCCAACCTGGAGGTCGGCTTCCTCCTCCAGCGCATCGAGCGCCATGACGGGCTGATCATCCTGGCCACCAACCTCCAGACCGCCATCGACGAAGCGTTCCTGCGCCGGTTCCACGCGCGCATCGAGTTCCCCTTCCCCGAGGTCGAGGAGCGCCGCCGCATCTGGGAGCTGATGCTCCCGGAGGGCGTGCCTCGCACGGGACAGCTCGACCTGGCCGGGCTCGCGCAGCGGCACCGGCTGGCAGGCGGCGACATCCGCAACGCCGCCCTCAAGGCCATCTTCCTCGCCGAACAGGCCGGCGCGCCGCTGGCCCAGGAGCACCTGGAGCGCGCCGTGGCCCTGGAGCTGTACGAGCTGGGCCGGCTCTCCCGGCGTCCGGAGGCGGAGGCTCCCTCGGACGCGGGGACCCGGCTGCGCCGCGTGGCGGAGGTGTTCCAGGAGGCGCTGGACACGCAGCTGAGACAACACTTCCTCAAGGAGGTCCACATCCTCCACGGCTCTCCCACCCGGGAGGCGCTCGCGGGGAAGCGGCCCGCCGTGTCGCTCGCGCTCTACCGGCTGGCCGTCACGCAGAACGGCGCGCTGCGGCTGGGTTTCATCGTCTCCGCGTGGTCCAACCGCGCGGAGGAGGAACACGAGCTGCTCGGCGTGCTGCATGGGCTGCTCGCGCGCGGCCTTCCGCACGAGCTGGATGGCCGCAAGCTCACGCCTCGCGTCCAGGAGAGCTACGACTTCGACCTGCTCCACCGCTTCTGGAGCAGTCATGGACATCCCATCCGGGCCTCCCTGGTGCTGGACGTGGAGATGACCTAG
- a CDS encoding formylglycine-generating enzyme family protein, protein MRSPALVARPEVSFEAMDGVLSSLGWFLQSESQTPPILPGEPELAVYVHRGTDTSLHYTFNPVLRLRVLEFSGRDAVGQWAAVRKAVPVLDAPALAALLTSSETREVLLGLLATEALRERSSLDRVAALRFHPEFSVSRTAERVLASLVPDGTEEAFQRLKAEKEAHPDRSVLFAHLPGEEQRRQVLRWLIHDYAASNPDIDAVLNSALVDEDAEVRMTAVLAAARLQARAVLPALREANIPTSTREGASPLDRHFYAGLRDVVVRLLAGRPPPPEGSPKRERMEPLLRALLGPVDVRNDIELLMYALTTPVDPGPRPASLPEALVEREGTYRLRRSGLEARWVPPVEHWLGTEGTLRRVKSPGYFVARVPVSRAAAAWAMAASQGPVGMAGRDAAEPLPCPHVEAEQVCAALARIEGVELRLPSGDEWEMAARGPDGRLFPWGNSLMEDGASRASPWGVEKLVASLPQWTREGLLCGGREQPLCSSRREVDATAVGTVLWVLATP, encoded by the coding sequence ATGCGCTCCCCTGCCCTCGTCGCGCGGCCGGAGGTTTCGTTCGAGGCGATGGACGGGGTGTTGTCGTCGCTGGGGTGGTTCCTCCAGTCGGAGAGCCAGACGCCTCCCATCCTCCCCGGTGAGCCGGAGCTCGCGGTGTACGTGCACCGGGGGACGGACACTTCGCTGCACTACACGTTCAACCCGGTGCTCCGGCTGCGGGTGCTGGAGTTCTCTGGCCGGGATGCGGTGGGGCAATGGGCGGCCGTGCGCAAGGCGGTGCCGGTGCTGGATGCTCCGGCGCTGGCGGCGCTGCTGACGTCGTCGGAGACGCGGGAGGTGCTGCTGGGGTTGCTGGCGACGGAGGCGCTGCGCGAGCGCTCGTCGCTGGACCGCGTGGCGGCGCTGCGGTTCCATCCGGAGTTCAGCGTGTCGCGGACCGCGGAGCGCGTGCTGGCATCGCTGGTTCCGGATGGGACGGAGGAAGCGTTCCAGCGGCTGAAGGCGGAGAAGGAGGCGCATCCGGACCGCTCGGTGCTGTTCGCGCACCTGCCCGGCGAGGAGCAGCGGCGGCAGGTGCTGCGCTGGCTCATCCACGATTACGCGGCGTCGAACCCGGACATCGACGCGGTGTTGAACTCCGCGCTGGTGGACGAGGACGCGGAGGTGCGGATGACGGCGGTGCTCGCGGCGGCGCGGCTCCAGGCCCGCGCGGTGCTGCCGGCGCTGCGCGAGGCGAACATTCCCACGTCGACGCGGGAAGGCGCGTCCCCGCTGGATCGGCATTTCTACGCGGGCCTGCGGGACGTGGTGGTCAGGTTGCTCGCCGGCCGGCCGCCGCCCCCGGAGGGCTCACCGAAGCGCGAACGGATGGAGCCACTGCTGCGCGCGCTGTTGGGTCCCGTGGACGTGCGGAACGACATCGAATTGCTCATGTATGCGCTGACGACGCCCGTGGATCCGGGACCGCGCCCCGCGTCGTTGCCGGAAGCGCTGGTGGAACGGGAGGGCACGTACCGGCTGCGCCGCTCCGGGCTGGAGGCGCGCTGGGTGCCGCCCGTGGAGCACTGGTTGGGGACGGAGGGGACGCTGCGGCGGGTGAAGTCACCGGGGTACTTCGTCGCACGGGTGCCCGTGAGCCGGGCCGCGGCGGCGTGGGCGATGGCGGCTTCGCAGGGACCCGTGGGGATGGCGGGGCGGGACGCGGCGGAACCCCTGCCGTGCCCGCACGTCGAGGCGGAGCAGGTGTGCGCGGCGTTGGCTCGCATCGAAGGCGTGGAGCTGCGGCTGCCCTCTGGCGACGAATGGGAGATGGCGGCTCGGGGGCCGGATGGGCGGCTGTTCCCGTGGGGCAATTCGCTGATGGAGGACGGGGCTTCGCGTGCCTCGCCGTGGGGCGTGGAGAAGCTCGTGGCTTCGCTGCCGCAGTGGACGCGGGAGGGCTTGCTTTGCGGCGGACGGGAGCAGCCGCTGTGTTCCTCCCGCCGCGAGGTGGATGCGACGGCTGTGGGGACCGTGCTGTGGGTGCTGGCCACTCCCTGA
- a CDS encoding phage baseplate assembly protein V: MIEQLLQQLIERTESRYFGKYRGYVTNVSDPLNLGRIQCVVPRLMGDVATGWAMPCTPYAGPDQGLFVVPDVGAGVWVEFEGGDLSQPIWSGMWWGQPALSDLGQPDSTARVAPDVSEVPKHDYPPQSAVPGVRMLKSATGHYIVLDDRPESARVEIHDRQGNRVILSAEGLDRLISNERTVNEGNRSAEVDGDDRLEVGGAQEESVDGSHTRDVGGDVSLHVTGSLTEKVDVAGYSRVVGGTGLKETVGGPREDRIQGSHTRTVSGASQETAVGGFGVTSGGNVNLAAGKSVKVAATMPDLPGPSLNAISIDALMGNVSINTMLGMCQVGGLSAVSPMVLGDGLAIHFTMLAQILKAVNPMTVAAYGPLLDVWASMTPMLDWSYFGFVKRLPVG; the protein is encoded by the coding sequence ATGATTGAACAACTGCTGCAGCAGCTCATCGAACGCACGGAGAGCCGCTACTTCGGCAAGTACCGCGGCTATGTGACGAACGTGTCGGACCCCCTCAACCTGGGGCGCATCCAGTGCGTGGTGCCGCGCCTGATGGGGGACGTGGCCACCGGCTGGGCCATGCCGTGCACGCCCTACGCGGGCCCGGACCAGGGCCTCTTCGTGGTGCCGGACGTGGGCGCGGGCGTCTGGGTGGAGTTCGAGGGCGGCGACCTGTCCCAGCCCATCTGGAGCGGCATGTGGTGGGGCCAGCCGGCGCTCTCCGACCTGGGCCAGCCGGACTCCACCGCGCGCGTGGCCCCGGACGTCAGTGAAGTGCCGAAGCACGACTATCCGCCCCAGTCCGCGGTCCCGGGCGTGCGGATGCTCAAGTCCGCCACGGGCCACTACATCGTCCTGGACGACCGGCCGGAGTCCGCGCGCGTGGAGATCCACGACCGGCAGGGCAACCGCGTCATCCTGTCCGCGGAGGGCCTGGACCGGCTCATCAGCAACGAGCGCACGGTGAACGAGGGCAACCGCTCCGCGGAGGTCGACGGCGACGACCGGCTGGAGGTGGGCGGCGCGCAGGAGGAGTCGGTGGACGGCAGCCACACCCGCGACGTGGGCGGGGACGTGTCGCTGCACGTGACGGGGTCCTTGACGGAGAAGGTGGACGTGGCGGGCTACTCGCGCGTGGTGGGCGGCACCGGCCTCAAGGAGACGGTGGGCGGCCCGCGCGAGGACCGCATCCAGGGCAGCCACACGCGCACCGTGTCCGGCGCGTCGCAGGAGACGGCGGTGGGCGGCTTTGGCGTCACGTCCGGCGGCAACGTGAACCTCGCCGCGGGCAAGTCGGTGAAGGTCGCCGCGACGATGCCGGACCTGCCGGGCCCTTCGCTCAACGCCATCTCCATCGACGCGCTGATGGGCAACGTGTCCATCAACACGATGCTGGGCATGTGCCAGGTGGGCGGCCTCTCCGCCGTCTCGCCCATGGTGCTGGGCGACGGGCTGGCCATCCACTTCACGATGCTGGCGCAGATCCTCAAGGCGGTGAACCCGATGACGGTGGCCGCGTACGGGCCGCTGCTGGACGTGTGGGCCTCGATGACGCCGATGCTGGACTGGTCCTACTTCGGCTTCGTCAAGCGCTTGCCGGTGGGGTGA
- a CDS encoding phage tail protein, with the protein MSPPSQRLIQLLPGLYTARDSTLADQPLLKLLAVLGMELDAFSRAVDQLWDDHFVERAGPQALPLLAELMGARLLTDDPRVQRGVVARAVAWRRRKGTLASLEEVLSVTSLWDAEVDESFRSLLETQDLNDVLPWRGRSAVVWDPIGLADPLTRRSPGVERPRDGVVERGPVIGIAPGETLDQALRRLGSADAGRHAATPRTLDLLGWARPDVALIRTARLTPVELEEVTPATVHTLPNGYQGFRVDPLDRDGPLVWLKPLERADLTGGLTARHEPAPPSLTTGRTAAMLLTPTALAEDADAAERADAITVSIDGIPLVGPEALPLLRGPLPTAPVGPAPTLRFADRGRPSAGDRWRLTLLAARENSDTVLLSTELTSDALNTVTVTPEANQLLGGTTAALLVERVSGEPRLRDVDGSWRTLAAGLRQGPPRSNAVRVDLSGASWVARIEQHLADGSLRLARFDASGDGAPWQVAELGGALPPDGPGMSLAVVGDALLLVAPDGAGKLGVWSVTGLDTATPTGARLDTASPRQPSARLAPGLCVRSGRLFVHGGDLGGAPTGDLWSLPVAGGPWRPHAVRNRQERKAATLLSTPQGLVLLGGEAVTGELAVPVMSCDPASASPAWRPLAPLPIPANLPGVLVATQTAEGLEALVWADTTRPRRMTLKAGEGAWVAGPLEPSGTNPPVPGEALYVDGRVLLVDPAPLPASEVAFSLGGRGHLAFLPELALLPEELLRFNVANDGAVFIEPREGQPLPLDSRPGGAYHSRDASVVGGARRYSIPGRLKRQPFKLRQRSLGPWTTLAPSNASGIVAVDPRLGRVVLQDDAPVGRVTVSARVGRGASLGAGLLPPDRRPPAAWAEPDLPFIDPPDRPGDRSGTGLPVTAWISPERAGGVLAAGGQERPIVATVAQGLGSGAPPVLGLIGSPRLPPERLSQGLDSGLSLFAADTGAVPCIGADEQGLSLALYPGFGGSAATGVWLAGLWLAGRLELVLARGQADLRWCNLGAPGQVGLWMPGGGHQDISARRSLPPADVELRLYGCMVGVIELPPWVHLVAAGCTFDARDRDAVAIRAAGARVRLRHCTVLGATEAGVLEASSCAFAGEVRTDRPDLGWLRYSLHALGGQPPVSHQSRVHTVSFQSNRQTDPGYLVLGDNNGPDALHASERGGVPGAHGERSDHERELSARTDDSMPIGVTPFHADRSQDDLIRMSRP; encoded by the coding sequence ATGAGCCCTCCCTCCCAGCGATTGATCCAACTGCTCCCCGGCCTCTACACGGCGCGGGACTCCACGCTCGCGGACCAGCCGCTCCTCAAGCTGCTCGCCGTGCTGGGCATGGAGCTGGACGCGTTCTCCCGCGCGGTGGACCAGCTCTGGGATGACCACTTCGTGGAGCGCGCCGGGCCGCAAGCGCTCCCGTTGCTCGCGGAGCTGATGGGCGCTCGGCTGCTCACCGACGACCCTCGCGTGCAGCGTGGGGTGGTGGCTCGCGCGGTGGCGTGGCGCAGGCGGAAGGGCACGCTCGCGTCGCTGGAGGAGGTGCTCTCCGTCACCAGCCTCTGGGACGCGGAGGTGGATGAGTCCTTCCGCTCGCTGCTGGAGACCCAGGACCTCAACGACGTGCTGCCCTGGCGCGGTCGCAGCGCGGTGGTGTGGGATCCCATCGGCCTCGCGGATCCGCTCACCCGCCGCTCGCCCGGCGTCGAGCGTCCCCGTGACGGTGTCGTGGAGCGCGGTCCCGTCATTGGCATCGCACCGGGAGAGACGCTGGACCAGGCCCTGCGCCGGCTGGGTAGCGCGGACGCTGGCCGCCATGCCGCGACGCCGCGCACGCTGGACCTGCTGGGCTGGGCACGCCCGGACGTGGCGCTCATCCGCACCGCGCGACTGACTCCCGTGGAGCTGGAGGAGGTCACCCCGGCCACGGTGCACACCCTGCCCAACGGCTACCAGGGCTTCCGCGTGGATCCCCTTGACCGCGATGGCCCCCTGGTCTGGCTCAAGCCGCTGGAGCGCGCGGACCTCACGGGCGGTCTCACCGCGCGCCACGAGCCCGCGCCTCCGTCGCTCACCACGGGACGCACGGCGGCGATGTTGCTCACTCCCACCGCGCTGGCCGAGGACGCCGACGCCGCCGAACGCGCGGATGCCATCACCGTCTCCATCGACGGCATTCCGCTGGTGGGACCAGAAGCCCTGCCGCTCCTGCGTGGCCCCCTGCCCACCGCGCCCGTCGGGCCTGCCCCCACGCTCCGGTTCGCGGACCGGGGCCGGCCGTCGGCAGGGGACAGGTGGCGCCTCACGCTGCTCGCCGCGCGTGAGAACTCGGACACGGTGCTCCTGTCCACGGAGCTGACATCGGACGCGCTGAACACCGTCACCGTCACGCCGGAAGCGAACCAGCTCCTGGGCGGCACCACGGCGGCGCTCCTCGTCGAACGCGTGAGCGGCGAGCCGCGCCTGCGCGACGTGGACGGCTCGTGGCGCACCCTCGCCGCGGGCCTCCGCCAGGGACCGCCCCGCAGCAACGCTGTCCGCGTGGACCTGTCGGGCGCCTCATGGGTCGCGCGCATCGAGCAACACCTCGCCGACGGCAGCCTGCGCCTCGCCCGCTTCGACGCGAGCGGCGACGGTGCGCCCTGGCAGGTGGCGGAGCTGGGCGGCGCGCTGCCTCCGGATGGTCCGGGCATGTCCCTCGCCGTCGTTGGAGACGCGCTGCTGCTGGTGGCACCGGATGGGGCGGGGAAGCTGGGCGTGTGGTCGGTGACGGGCCTGGACACCGCCACGCCGACGGGTGCGCGGCTGGACACCGCGAGCCCGCGGCAGCCCTCCGCGCGGCTGGCGCCTGGCCTGTGCGTGCGAAGTGGCCGGTTGTTCGTCCACGGCGGCGACCTGGGCGGCGCGCCCACCGGAGACCTCTGGTCGCTGCCGGTCGCGGGTGGGCCGTGGCGGCCCCATGCGGTGCGCAACCGCCAGGAGCGCAAGGCCGCGACGCTGCTGAGCACTCCGCAGGGCCTGGTGCTCCTGGGCGGCGAAGCCGTGACGGGCGAGCTGGCCGTGCCGGTGATGTCCTGCGACCCGGCCTCCGCGAGCCCGGCCTGGCGCCCCCTGGCCCCGCTGCCCATCCCCGCGAACCTGCCCGGCGTGCTCGTGGCGACGCAGACCGCCGAGGGGCTGGAGGCGCTCGTCTGGGCGGACACGACGCGTCCCCGAAGGATGACGCTGAAGGCGGGAGAGGGCGCCTGGGTCGCGGGACCGCTGGAGCCCTCGGGTACGAACCCTCCGGTTCCAGGAGAGGCGCTGTACGTCGACGGCCGCGTGCTCCTCGTGGATCCGGCGCCGCTGCCCGCGTCGGAGGTCGCCTTCTCACTGGGCGGGCGCGGACACCTGGCGTTCCTGCCGGAGCTGGCCCTGCTGCCAGAGGAGCTCCTGCGCTTCAACGTCGCCAACGACGGCGCCGTGTTCATCGAACCCCGCGAGGGTCAGCCGCTCCCGCTCGACTCCCGGCCCGGTGGCGCGTACCACTCCCGGGATGCCTCCGTGGTCGGCGGCGCGCGTCGCTACTCGATTCCCGGACGGCTGAAGCGCCAGCCGTTCAAGCTGCGCCAGCGAAGCCTGGGCCCGTGGACGACGCTCGCGCCCAGCAACGCCTCCGGCATCGTCGCGGTGGATCCGCGCCTGGGACGCGTCGTGCTCCAGGACGATGCACCCGTGGGCCGCGTCACCGTCTCCGCGCGGGTGGGGCGGGGCGCCTCGCTGGGCGCGGGGCTGCTCCCGCCGGACCGCCGTCCGCCCGCCGCCTGGGCGGAGCCGGACCTCCCGTTCATCGATCCTCCGGACCGTCCCGGAGACCGCTCCGGCACCGGCCTTCCCGTCACCGCGTGGATCTCCCCGGAGCGCGCGGGCGGAGTGCTGGCGGCCGGAGGCCAGGAGCGGCCCATCGTCGCGACCGTCGCGCAGGGACTCGGCTCCGGAGCGCCTCCGGTGCTGGGCCTCATCGGTTCGCCGCGCCTGCCGCCGGAGCGCCTGTCGCAGGGGCTGGACAGCGGGCTGTCCCTCTTCGCCGCGGACACGGGCGCGGTCCCCTGCATCGGCGCGGACGAGCAGGGCTTGTCGCTGGCGCTCTACCCGGGCTTCGGCGGCAGCGCGGCCACGGGCGTGTGGCTCGCGGGGCTGTGGCTCGCGGGGCGGCTGGAGCTGGTGCTCGCGCGAGGTCAGGCGGACCTGCGCTGGTGCAACCTGGGCGCGCCCGGACAGGTGGGCCTGTGGATGCCGGGCGGCGGCCACCAGGACATCAGCGCGCGGCGCTCGCTGCCTCCCGCCGACGTGGAGCTGCGCCTCTACGGCTGCATGGTGGGCGTCATCGAGCTGCCGCCCTGGGTGCACCTCGTCGCCGCGGGCTGCACCTTCGACGCGAGAGATCGGGACGCGGTCGCCATCCGCGCGGCGGGCGCTCGCGTGCGGCTGCGGCACTGCACGGTGCTGGGCGCCACGGAGGCGGGCGTGCTGGAGGCGTCCTCCTGCGCCTTCGCGGGCGAGGTGCGCACGGACCGGCCGGACCTGGGCTGGCTGCGCTACAGCCTCCACGCGCTCGGCGGACAGCCCCCGGTGTCGCACCAGTCGCGGGTGCACACGGTGTCGTTCCAGTCCAACCGCCAGACCGACCCGGGCTACCTCGTACTCGGCGACAACAACGGCCCTGACGCGCTCCACGCCTCCGAGCGCGGCGGCGTCCCCGGCGCCCACGGCGAGCGCTCCGACCACGAGCGCGAGCTGTCCGCGCGCACCGACGACAGCATGCCCATTGGCGTGACGCCCTTCCACGCCGACCGCAGCCAGGACGACCTCATTCGGATGAGCCGACCATGA
- a CDS encoding GPW/gp25 family protein: MGRGLHFPFQLGDLGTPRTVGPTQVVRQQLEQLLFTLPGERVNRPRFGCGVQRMVFGAASPEAAAAAEYIIRLNVQEFMRDVVRLDAVKVSAEDATLYVDILYTLLATGEEYAELFRRDLEAPP; the protein is encoded by the coding sequence ATGGGACGCGGCCTGCACTTCCCCTTCCAGCTGGGAGACCTGGGCACGCCCCGCACGGTGGGGCCCACGCAGGTCGTCCGGCAACAGCTGGAGCAACTGCTCTTCACGCTGCCCGGAGAGCGGGTGAACCGGCCGCGCTTCGGGTGCGGCGTGCAGCGGATGGTGTTCGGCGCCGCGAGCCCGGAGGCCGCCGCCGCGGCCGAGTACATCATCCGCCTCAACGTGCAGGAGTTCATGCGCGACGTGGTGCGCCTGGACGCGGTGAAGGTGAGCGCCGAGGACGCGACGCTCTACGTGGACATCCTCTACACGCTGCTGGCGACGGGTGAGGAGTACGCGGAGCTGTTCCGCCGGGACCTGGAGGCGCCGCCGTGA
- a CDS encoding phage late control D family protein: MAEQRAAFLQLWVDGQPMTDARGRVSRLEVDERTDDASSFHLSLDMAPTDAGDWDALADGRFALLKRITISFGLGLPDSEAPDVQDVVFDGYITAVEPYFGPSRVPDSSLEVYGLDASCLMHLEERTRSFSGLSDAGIVRQLYGEYGFALDVQETAPVRDPARAVVLQRGTDAALVRWLARRNGYEAFVERKQGPVGAGANAAAECVGHFHLPRPDGPKQPDLSLIPRSTPSVIELKARWESHRPTELRGEHIDERTRRIRSAVVTAPRFPRMGTTSRADILKARMAAVLPRRPQTKAVGLQFVDVPHDVPEVENLAWADYREADWLAEANGTVQGLRYERILRARRPVGLVGAGKLMDGTWYVRGARHRWVWAEALARYEVDVDLARDALNGVA; this comes from the coding sequence ATGGCGGAGCAGCGCGCGGCGTTCCTCCAGCTGTGGGTGGACGGGCAGCCCATGACGGACGCCCGCGGCCGGGTGTCACGCCTGGAGGTGGACGAGCGCACCGACGACGCGTCGTCCTTCCACCTGTCGCTGGACATGGCGCCCACGGACGCGGGGGACTGGGACGCGCTGGCGGACGGCCGGTTCGCGCTGCTCAAGCGCATCACCATCAGCTTCGGGCTGGGGCTTCCGGACAGCGAGGCGCCAGACGTGCAGGACGTGGTGTTCGACGGCTACATCACCGCGGTGGAGCCGTACTTCGGCCCGTCGCGCGTGCCGGACTCGTCGCTGGAGGTGTACGGGCTGGACGCGTCGTGCCTGATGCACCTGGAGGAGCGCACGCGGTCGTTCAGCGGGCTGTCCGACGCCGGCATCGTGCGGCAGCTCTACGGCGAATACGGCTTCGCGCTGGACGTGCAGGAGACGGCGCCGGTGCGCGACCCGGCGCGCGCGGTGGTGCTCCAGCGCGGCACGGATGCGGCGCTCGTCCGGTGGCTGGCGCGGCGCAACGGCTATGAGGCCTTCGTGGAGCGCAAGCAGGGCCCGGTGGGCGCGGGCGCGAACGCGGCGGCGGAGTGCGTGGGCCACTTCCACCTGCCCCGGCCGGACGGGCCGAAGCAGCCGGACCTGTCGCTGATTCCACGCTCCACGCCGTCCGTCATCGAGCTCAAGGCGCGCTGGGAGAGCCACCGGCCCACGGAGCTGCGGGGCGAGCACATCGACGAGCGCACGCGGCGCATCCGCTCCGCGGTGGTGACGGCGCCGCGCTTCCCTCGCATGGGGACGACGAGCCGCGCGGACATCCTCAAGGCGCGCATGGCGGCGGTGCTGCCCAGGCGGCCCCAGACGAAGGCGGTGGGGTTGCAGTTCGTGGACGTGCCGCACGACGTGCCGGAGGTGGAGAACCTGGCGTGGGCGGACTACCGCGAGGCGGACTGGCTGGCGGAGGCGAACGGCACGGTTCAGGGGCTGCGGTACGAGCGCATCCTCCGCGCGCGGCGTCCGGTGGGGCTGGTGGGCGCGGGCAAGCTGATGGACGGCACCTGGTACGTGCGCGGCGCGCGGCACCGCTGGGTGTGGGCGGAGGCGCTGGCCCGCTACGAGGTGGACGTGGACCTGGCGCGCGACGCGCTCAACGGGGTGGCGTGA
- a CDS encoding tail protein X, producing the protein MSDPSSRHKDLPTYAVPLGPEGATVSLYVPRVAPRVPTSLLHKVVAGDRLDLLAQRYFSDPFQAWRIVDANPTFEPEALLVPGTVLLIPEKP; encoded by the coding sequence ATGAGCGACCCCTCCTCGCGACACAAGGACCTGCCGACGTACGCGGTGCCGCTGGGCCCGGAGGGCGCCACGGTGTCGCTTTACGTGCCCCGGGTGGCGCCGCGCGTGCCCACGTCCCTCTTGCACAAGGTGGTGGCGGGGGACCGGTTGGATCTGCTCGCGCAGCGCTACTTCAGCGACCCGTTCCAGGCGTGGCGCATCGTGGACGCCAACCCCACCTTCGAGCCCGAGGCGCTCCTGGTGCCGGGCACGGTGCTGCTCATCCCGGAGAAGCCCTGA